From the Halodesulfovibrio sp. MK-HDV genome, the window TTGAATGTATCAAGAAAACCTTTCGGTTGGATAATGGAAGTATGTTGAGATGAGTGATGTTGGTATTTGATTGATCAAGAAATGGTTACGGGTCATTCCCAAAAAGAACAAAAAAAGGATGGAGTTAAAAACTCCATCCTTTTTTATTGAATTTACCAGTAAGCCGAAATGTGCATAAAGAAATGAAAGCTAATCGCTAATCGCAGTCGAGAGGGCGTCCCTCNTCGCGGGGATGCAAGGGGCTGGNCCCTTTGCCCGCCGGAGGCATAACAAAACCTCAAAAAGCGCCGCAGGCACAAAAGCATAAAAGACAAAAAGGCAGATCCTACCGCTTACACATTCCACGGGCGATGCCCCAATTCAATTCTTTACAAAAACCTAGTTCACATCCTTTGCGGTAATTTACGCACATAGAGATGTAATCTTTGAGCACAAGATCTGCTGAACCGTGCGAGATGTAAAGATGTGGATTGTCGGGCGATAGCAAGATGGCTTTGTCGTAATCTACGATCGCCATGTACGCGAGATTTGCCCGTACGTACGCTGTGCCTCTGTCGTGCAATGCCACAGTGAGGTCTGGTTCCAGATCAATGGCGTCATTGTAGTAACGAATAGCTTCGACGGTATCTTTCAGCTGAAAAAGGATGCTTCCTTTTGCATGCAGAAGGATTGGCTCATTTGGAGCAGATCGCAGAAGCAGGTTTACTTTTTCAAGCATTTGCTTTGGATTTTTCCAGAGTCCCTGATCGTATTCTGGAACGAGCTTTCTGTACGCTTTAAGAGCGCGTAGCCTGTTTGCGAGATTGTCAAAAAAGAACTGTGTTTTTGACTCAAGATTAAGCAAATAGGTTTTCTGCTTGTCGCCAAAAACTTTTGCCGAAAAATCTTGCAGGTAGCCTTCTTCTGCCATGAACATGGCTTCATGAATTGCTGAACAACTTGTCGGTTTAAGTGCAAGCAACCTTTTTTCATCGAACTGTTTGATTGGGGAAACCGTGACCTCTACGTTAATGTAGTTGCCATCTATGTCCTTAGTCCGGAATATTTTTGATCGATGAAACTTGTAGAGCTGGGTTGCGACAATGGCCTCTTCCCTTACTGACAGTGCTGGCGACTTACTTGATCTCAATGCAGTTTCTTGCCGATATTCAATCCATCGGGATGCACGAATGAATGCTCCGTGCAGTGCAAACGCTTCAGCAATGACTGTGGCTGCCTGCTGGGTAAGCGAGTGGCCATAGTTGATTTTTACTGTATGCGAAAAAGGCACAGGAGCAAGCGGCTCTGGTGTAGCAAGCGCTGGCGCATAGGTGCAGAGGCACAAGCCTATTGTCGTAAGAACAGCAGTAAGAGATTGAAGCATTTTCATAGTACTACTGGGCGGGAAGAATCATTGGGACAGCAGGATTAATTGCTTCCTGTAATAACTCGGCAAGTAACGGCTCAATGATGTTGGTGTACGGCACGCCTTGTTTTACCACGGTTGCTCTGTAGGTTGTCTGTAACCCATTGTTTACACCAACTGCGATAGTAAGTTCGCCACGGTATTCACCTGCAGAAAGAGGTGTGACCTTGAGCTGTGTAATGGTGCCAGTTACACGAGTTGGAAGATTTTTAATTTGGCTTGGGCTAAGAACGTATTCAACGGTTGCGCCTTGGCGGGTGAGCTCGTTTTCGAGCCCTCGTGTAACCCAAGCTGCAACATTGGACACGGGAGTTAATTCCTTGCCCTTTTCGATGCCAAGAATTTTTGTGGT encodes:
- a CDS encoding tetratricopeptide repeat protein yields the protein MKMLQSLTAVLTTIGLCLCTYAPALATPEPLAPVPFSHTVKINYGHSLTQQAATVIAEAFALHGAFIRASRWIEYRQETALRSSKSPALSVREEAIVATQLYKFHRSKIFRTKDIDGNYINVEVTVSPIKQFDEKRLLALKPTSCSAIHEAMFMAEEGYLQDFSAKVFGDKQKTYLLNLESKTQFFFDNLANRLRALKAYRKLVPEYDQGLWKNPKQMLEKVNLLLRSAPNEPILLHAKGSILFQLKDTVEAIRYYNDAIDLEPDLTVALHDRGTAYVRANLAYMAIVDYDKAILLSPDNPHLYISHGSADLVLKDYISMCVNYRKGCELGFCKELNWGIARGMCKR